One window of Burkholderia thailandensis E264 genomic DNA carries:
- a CDS encoding LysR substrate-binding domain-containing protein has protein sequence MELKWLEDFVSLAETRSFSRSAELRHVSQPAFSRRIQALEAWLATELIDRSVYPTRLTQAGQVFYEQALVMLSQAHEARTLLRGHVGAPVPTIEFAVPHTLSLTYFPRWLQRIEAKMGQVHTRLRALNVHDAVLSLVEGGCDLVMGYHHPSHPVALDPARYDMLTLGAEPISPFSAPGRGGRARYALPGTADAPVPYLSYTPNAYLGRMTEVIIANARAPLFLDKVYETDMAEALKAMALAGHGVAFLPHSAVEDALAGGRLVKLGRAVKGAAEPFTLTMEIRLYRDKLAVQGDEPRQKLVRALWDVVREELGAAA, from the coding sequence ATGGAACTCAAATGGCTCGAAGACTTCGTGTCGCTCGCGGAAACGCGCAGCTTCAGCCGCTCGGCCGAGCTTCGGCACGTGTCGCAACCCGCGTTTTCGCGCCGGATCCAGGCGCTCGAAGCGTGGCTCGCGACCGAGCTGATCGATCGCTCGGTGTACCCGACCCGTCTCACGCAGGCGGGCCAGGTGTTCTACGAGCAGGCGCTCGTGATGCTGTCGCAGGCGCACGAGGCGCGCACGCTGCTGCGCGGCCACGTTGGCGCGCCCGTGCCGACGATCGAATTCGCGGTGCCGCACACGCTGTCGCTCACGTACTTCCCGCGCTGGCTGCAGCGGATCGAGGCGAAGATGGGGCAGGTGCATACCCGGCTGCGTGCGCTGAACGTGCATGATGCGGTGCTCTCGCTGGTCGAGGGCGGCTGCGACCTCGTGATGGGCTATCACCATCCGAGCCATCCCGTCGCGCTCGATCCGGCCCGCTACGACATGCTGACGCTCGGCGCGGAGCCGATCAGCCCGTTCTCGGCGCCCGGCCGCGGCGGCCGCGCGCGCTATGCGCTGCCCGGCACGGCCGATGCGCCCGTGCCGTATCTGTCGTACACGCCCAATGCGTACCTCGGCCGGATGACCGAGGTGATCATCGCGAACGCGCGCGCGCCGCTCTTTCTCGACAAGGTCTACGAGACCGACATGGCCGAGGCGCTGAAGGCGATGGCGCTCGCTGGGCACGGCGTTGCTTTTCTGCCGCACAGCGCGGTCGAGGATGCGCTCGCGGGCGGCCGCCTCGTGAAACTCGGCCGTGCGGTGAAGGGCGCCGCGGAGCCGTTTACGCTGACAATGGAGATCCGCCTGTACCGGGACAAGCTCGCGGTGCAGGGCGACGAGCCGCGGCAAAAACTCGTGCGCGCGCTGTGGGATGTCGTGCGCGAGGAACTGGGCGCGGCCGCCTGA
- a CDS encoding Glu/Leu/Phe/Val family dehydrogenase, translated as MSSQSQSPSVAQSIPSYLHADDLGPWGNYLQQVDRVAPYLGSLSRWIETLKRPKRILIVDVPIELDNGTVAHFEGYRVQHNVSRGPGKGGVRYHQDVTLSEVMALSAWMSVKNAAVNVPYGGAKGGIRVDPRKLSRGELERVTRRYTSEIGIIIGPNTDIPAPDVNTNEQIMAWMMDTYSMNQGQTATGVVTGKPISLGGSLGRKEATGRGVFVVGCEAAKKKGVEIEGARIAVQGFGNVGGIAAKLFQEAGAKVIAVQDHTGTIHQPAGVDTAKLLDHVGRTGGVAGFEGAEPMPNDEFWTVETEILIPAALENQITEKNASKIRTKIIVEGANGPTTTAADDILSANGVLVIPDVIANAGGVTVSYFEWVQDFSSFFWTEDEINHRLERVMREAFAGVWAVAEEHKVSVRTAAFIVACKRILMAREMRGLYP; from the coding sequence ATGTCTTCGCAATCGCAGTCCCCGTCCGTCGCGCAGTCCATTCCGTCGTACCTGCACGCGGACGATCTCGGCCCCTGGGGCAACTACCTGCAGCAAGTCGATCGCGTCGCGCCGTACCTCGGCTCCCTGTCGCGCTGGATCGAGACGCTGAAGCGCCCGAAGCGCATCCTGATCGTCGATGTGCCGATCGAGCTGGACAACGGCACCGTTGCGCATTTCGAGGGCTATCGCGTGCAGCACAACGTGTCGCGCGGCCCGGGCAAGGGCGGCGTGCGTTACCACCAGGACGTGACGCTGTCCGAGGTGATGGCGCTGTCCGCCTGGATGTCGGTGAAGAACGCGGCCGTGAACGTGCCGTACGGCGGCGCGAAGGGCGGCATCCGCGTCGATCCGCGCAAGCTCTCACGTGGCGAGCTCGAGCGCGTAACGCGTCGCTACACCAGCGAAATCGGCATCATCATCGGCCCGAACACCGATATTCCCGCGCCTGACGTCAACACGAACGAGCAGATCATGGCGTGGATGATGGACACTTACTCGATGAACCAGGGCCAGACGGCCACGGGCGTCGTGACCGGCAAGCCGATCTCGCTCGGCGGCTCGCTCGGCCGCAAGGAAGCGACTGGCCGCGGCGTGTTCGTCGTCGGCTGCGAGGCGGCGAAGAAGAAGGGTGTCGAGATCGAAGGCGCGCGCATCGCGGTGCAGGGTTTCGGCAACGTCGGCGGGATCGCCGCGAAGCTGTTCCAGGAAGCGGGCGCGAAGGTGATCGCGGTGCAGGATCACACGGGCACGATCCACCAGCCGGCTGGCGTCGACACGGCCAAGCTGCTCGACCACGTCGGCCGCACGGGCGGCGTCGCGGGCTTCGAAGGCGCGGAACCGATGCCGAACGACGAGTTCTGGACCGTCGAGACCGAGATCCTGATTCCGGCCGCGCTGGAAAACCAGATCACCGAGAAGAACGCGTCGAAGATCCGCACGAAGATCATCGTCGAAGGCGCGAACGGCCCGACGACGACGGCCGCGGACGACATCCTGAGCGCGAACGGCGTGCTCGTGATCCCCGACGTGATCGCGAACGCGGGCGGCGTGACCGTGTCGTACTTCGAGTGGGTGCAGGATTTCTCGAGCTTCTTCTGGACCGAAGACGAGATCAACCACCGTCTCGAGCGCGTGATGCGCGAGGCGTTTGCCGGCGTGTGGGCGGTGGCCGAAGAGCACAAGGTGTCGGTGCGCACGGCGGCGTTCATCGTCGCGTGCAAACGCATCCTGATGGCGCGCGAAATGCGCGGTCTGTACCCCTGA
- a CDS encoding glutamate/aspartate ABC transporter substrate-binding protein: MKFPKAMLMVAALSTFAGGAIAQETGTLKKIKDTGVIALGHRESSIPFSYYDQNQQVVGYSRDFQMKVVDAVKKKLNLPNLQVKNIPVTSQNRIPLVQNGTVDIECGSTTNNLDRQKQAAFSDTIFVIGTRLMTKKDSGIKDFADLKGKTVVTTAGTTSERLLREMNNKNQMGMSIISAKDHGESFQTLETGRAVAFMMDDALLAGERAKAKQPGEWVIVGKPQSQEAYGCMMRKDDPAFKKVVDDAIAQVEKSGEAAKIYSKWFENPIPPKGLNLNFPLSDEMKKLYANPNDKALD; this comes from the coding sequence ATGAAATTCCCGAAAGCAATGCTGATGGTCGCGGCGCTGAGCACTTTCGCCGGCGGCGCCATCGCCCAGGAAACGGGCACGCTGAAAAAAATCAAGGACACGGGCGTGATTGCGCTGGGGCACCGCGAATCGTCGATTCCGTTCTCGTACTATGACCAGAATCAGCAGGTCGTCGGCTATTCGCGCGACTTCCAGATGAAGGTCGTCGACGCGGTCAAGAAGAAGCTGAATCTGCCCAACCTGCAGGTGAAGAACATTCCGGTGACGTCGCAGAACCGGATTCCGCTCGTGCAGAACGGCACGGTCGACATCGAGTGCGGTTCGACGACGAACAATCTCGATCGCCAGAAGCAAGCGGCGTTCTCGGACACGATCTTCGTGATCGGCACGCGCCTCATGACGAAGAAGGATTCGGGCATCAAGGATTTCGCCGACCTGAAGGGCAAGACCGTCGTCACGACGGCGGGCACGACGTCCGAGCGGTTGTTGCGCGAAATGAACAACAAGAACCAGATGGGGATGAGCATCATCAGCGCGAAGGACCACGGCGAGTCGTTCCAGACGCTCGAGACGGGCCGCGCGGTCGCGTTCATGATGGACGACGCGCTGCTCGCGGGCGAGCGCGCGAAGGCGAAGCAGCCGGGCGAGTGGGTGATCGTCGGCAAGCCGCAGTCTCAGGAAGCGTACGGCTGCATGATGCGCAAGGACGATCCGGCGTTCAAGAAGGTGGTCGACGACGCGATCGCGCAGGTCGAGAAGTCGGGCGAAGCCGCGAAGATCTATTCGAAGTGGTTCGAGAATCCGATTCCGCCGAAGGGCCTGAATCTGAACTTCCCGCTCTCCGACGAGATGAAGAAGCTCTACGCGAACCCGAACGACAAGGCGCTCGACTGA
- a CDS encoding amino acid ABC transporter permease, with protein sequence MSYHWNWGIFLSPVSTGEPTTYLGWLMSGFWVTVKVSLAAWVIALVVGSLFGVLRTVPNKWLSAIGTVYVSIFRNIPLIVQFFVWYLVVPELLPVSIGTWIKQLPPGTQFFTASIVCLGLFTGARVCEQVRSGINALPKGQRAAGLAMGFTQWQTYRYVLLPVAYRIIVPPLTSEFLNIFKNSAVASTIGLLDLSAQARQLVDYTAQTYESFIAVTLAYVVINLIVMAFMRWVESKSRLPGYIGGK encoded by the coding sequence ATGTCTTACCACTGGAACTGGGGCATCTTCCTGAGCCCCGTTTCGACGGGCGAACCCACCACCTATCTCGGCTGGCTGATGTCGGGATTCTGGGTGACGGTCAAGGTGTCGCTCGCCGCGTGGGTGATCGCGCTCGTCGTCGGCTCGCTGTTCGGGGTGCTGCGCACCGTGCCGAACAAATGGCTTTCGGCGATCGGGACGGTCTACGTATCGATCTTCCGCAACATTCCGCTCATCGTGCAGTTCTTCGTCTGGTACCTCGTCGTGCCCGAACTGCTGCCCGTGTCGATCGGCACCTGGATCAAGCAGTTGCCGCCCGGCACGCAATTCTTCACCGCGTCGATCGTCTGTCTCGGCCTCTTCACGGGCGCGCGCGTCTGCGAGCAGGTGCGCTCCGGCATCAACGCGTTGCCGAAGGGCCAGCGCGCGGCCGGCCTCGCGATGGGCTTCACGCAATGGCAGACGTACCGCTACGTGCTCCTGCCCGTCGCGTACCGGATCATCGTGCCGCCGCTCACGTCCGAATTCCTGAACATCTTCAAGAACTCGGCCGTCGCGTCGACGATCGGTCTGCTCGACCTGTCCGCGCAGGCGCGGCAGCTCGTCGACTACACCGCGCAGACCTACGAGTCGTTCATCGCGGTCACGCTCGCGTACGTGGTCATCAACCTGATCGTGATGGCGTTCATGCGCTGGGTCGAGAGCAAGTCCCGGCTGCCCGGCTACATCGGAGGCAAGTGA
- the gltK gene encoding glutamate/aspartate ABC transporter permease GltK translates to MHQFDWSSIPGSLPTLWTGAIVTFKITLLAIVVGIVWGTLLALMRLSGVKPLAWFAQGYVTVFRSIPLVMVLLWFFLIVPQLLQGVLGLSPTIDIRLASAMVAFSLFEAAYYSEIIRAGIQAVPRGQVNAAFALGMNYAQAMRLVILPQAFRAMVPLLLTQAIVLFQDTSLVYVISLADFFRTAANIGDRDGTSVEMILFAGACYFVVCSVASALVKGLQKKVTR, encoded by the coding sequence ATGCATCAGTTCGACTGGAGTAGTATCCCCGGCTCGCTGCCGACGCTCTGGACGGGCGCGATCGTCACGTTCAAGATCACGCTGCTCGCGATCGTGGTCGGGATCGTCTGGGGCACGCTGCTTGCGCTGATGCGCCTGTCCGGCGTGAAGCCGCTCGCGTGGTTCGCGCAGGGCTACGTCACCGTGTTCCGCTCGATTCCGCTCGTGATGGTGCTGCTGTGGTTCTTCCTGATCGTGCCGCAGTTGCTGCAGGGCGTGCTCGGGCTGTCGCCGACGATCGACATCCGGCTCGCGTCGGCGATGGTCGCTTTCTCGCTGTTCGAAGCCGCGTATTATTCGGAGATCATCCGGGCGGGCATCCAGGCGGTACCGCGCGGGCAGGTGAACGCCGCGTTCGCGCTCGGCATGAACTATGCGCAGGCGATGCGCCTCGTGATCCTGCCGCAGGCGTTCCGCGCCATGGTGCCGCTGCTGCTCACGCAGGCGATCGTGCTGTTCCAGGATACGTCGCTCGTCTACGTGATCAGCCTCGCGGACTTCTTCCGCACGGCCGCGAACATCGGCGATCGCGACGGCACGAGCGTCGAGATGATCCTGTTCGCCGGCGCATGCTATTTCGTCGTGTGCTCGGTCGCATCCGCGTTGGTCAAAGGTCTCCAGAAAAAGGTCACAAGATGA
- a CDS encoding amino acid ABC transporter ATP-binding protein yields the protein MISIKNVSKWYGQFQVLTDCTTEVKKGEVVVVCGPSGSGKSTLIKTVNGLEPFQQGEILVNGQSVGDKKTNLSKLRSKVGMVFQHFELFPHLSITENLTLAQIKVLGRRKDEATEKGMKLLDRVGLKAHAHKYPGQLSGGQQQRVAIARALSMDPIAMLFDEPTSALDPEMINEVLDVMVELAQEGMTMMVVTHEMGFAKKVAHRVIFMDKGLIVEDDRKEAFFANPKSDRAKDFLAKILH from the coding sequence ATGATTTCCATTAAGAACGTGTCGAAGTGGTACGGCCAGTTTCAGGTGCTGACGGACTGCACGACGGAAGTGAAGAAGGGCGAAGTGGTGGTCGTGTGCGGGCCGTCGGGCTCGGGCAAGTCGACGCTCATCAAGACCGTGAACGGTCTCGAGCCGTTCCAGCAGGGCGAGATCCTCGTGAACGGGCAGTCGGTGGGCGACAAGAAGACGAACCTGTCGAAGCTGCGCTCGAAGGTCGGGATGGTGTTTCAGCACTTCGAACTGTTTCCGCATCTGTCGATCACGGAGAACCTGACGCTCGCGCAGATCAAGGTGCTCGGCCGCCGCAAGGACGAGGCGACCGAGAAGGGGATGAAGCTGCTCGATCGCGTGGGCCTGAAGGCGCACGCGCACAAGTATCCGGGCCAGTTGTCGGGCGGCCAGCAGCAGCGTGTGGCGATCGCGCGCGCGCTGTCGATGGACCCGATCGCGATGCTGTTCGACGAGCCGACCTCCGCGCTCGATCCCGAGATGATCAACGAGGTGCTCGACGTGATGGTCGAGCTCGCGCAGGAAGGGATGACGATGATGGTCGTCACGCACGAGATGGGCTTCGCGAAGAAGGTTGCCCATCGCGTGATCTTCATGGACAAGGGCTTGATCGTCGAGGACGACCGCAAGGAAGCGTTCTTCGCGAATCCGAAGTCGGATCGTGCGAAGGATTTTCTCGCGAAGATCCTGCATTGA
- a CDS encoding class II glutamine amidotransferase has protein sequence MCQLFGMNCAEPTDVTFSFTGFAARGGLTDHHADGWGIAFFEDKACRLFIDQQSSATSPIAEMVKRYPIKSKNTIAHIRKATQGHILLENCHPFMRELWGRHWIFAHNGDLHEYSPDLEGSVYQPVGTTDSEKAFCKLMQGLREAFPSAQPPLPELFEQIGELTRDITRHGVFNFLMSNGQALFAHCSTRLHYLVRRWPFSTAHLIDEDISIDFAKYTTPEDRVAVIATQPLTDDEVWTALEPGELVMFQCGDVAATMRIPVPEAVLEKLRDPSLDASASAPRRAAALAASGEAGDLGDDPVDF, from the coding sequence ATGTGCCAACTCTTCGGAATGAACTGCGCCGAACCGACGGACGTGACGTTCTCGTTTACCGGCTTCGCGGCCCGCGGCGGGCTCACCGATCATCATGCCGACGGCTGGGGCATCGCGTTCTTCGAGGACAAGGCCTGCCGCCTGTTCATCGACCAGCAGTCGTCCGCGACGTCGCCCATCGCCGAGATGGTCAAGCGCTACCCGATCAAGTCGAAGAACACGATCGCGCACATCCGCAAGGCGACGCAAGGGCACATCCTGCTCGAGAACTGCCATCCGTTCATGCGGGAGCTGTGGGGCCGCCACTGGATCTTCGCGCACAACGGCGATCTGCACGAATACTCGCCCGATCTCGAAGGCAGCGTCTATCAGCCGGTTGGCACGACCGACAGCGAAAAGGCGTTCTGCAAGCTGATGCAGGGCCTGCGCGAAGCGTTTCCGAGCGCGCAGCCGCCGCTGCCCGAGCTGTTCGAGCAGATCGGCGAGCTCACGCGCGACATCACGCGGCACGGCGTCTTCAACTTCCTGATGTCGAACGGGCAGGCGCTGTTCGCGCATTGCTCGACGCGCCTGCACTACCTCGTGCGGCGCTGGCCGTTCTCGACCGCGCACCTGATCGACGAAGACATCTCGATCGACTTCGCGAAGTACACGACGCCGGAAGACCGCGTCGCGGTGATCGCGACACAGCCGCTCACCGACGACGAAGTGTGGACCGCGCTCGAGCCGGGCGAACTCGTGATGTTCCAGTGCGGCGACGTCGCGGCGACAATGCGCATTCCGGTGCCGGAAGCCGTGCTCGAGAAGCTGCGCGATCCGTCGCTCGACGCCTCCGCGTCGGCGCCGCGCCGGGCGGCCGCGCTCGCGGCGAGCGGCGAGGCCGGCGATCTCGGCGACGATCCGGTCGATTTCTGA
- the pyrC gene encoding dihydroorotase: MNASAPASLTLARPDDWHLHVRDGAMLAAVLPHTARQFGRAIIMPNLKPPVTTTAQAQAYRERILAALPAGMTFEPLMTLYLTDNTPADEIRRARESGFVHGVKLYPAGATTNSDAGVTDLLGKCAKTLEAMQEVGMPLLVHGEVTDPSIDLFDREKAFIDRVMEPLRRALPGLKVVFEHITTKDAADYVRDVDAAPGQIGATITAHHLLYNRNAMFVGGIRPHYYCLPVLKRETHRVALVAAASSGNPRFFLGTDSAPHPKGAKEAACGCAGCYTALHALELYAEAFDQAGALDKLEGFASFFGADFYGLPRSAETVTLRRETWELPREIDAGAGPVVPLRGGEPIGWRLV; the protein is encoded by the coding sequence ATGAATGCTTCCGCTCCCGCCTCGCTGACCCTCGCGCGCCCCGACGACTGGCACCTGCACGTGCGCGACGGCGCGATGCTCGCGGCCGTCCTGCCGCACACCGCCCGCCAATTCGGCCGCGCGATCATCATGCCGAACCTGAAGCCGCCCGTCACGACGACCGCGCAGGCGCAGGCGTACCGCGAGCGCATCCTGGCCGCGCTGCCGGCCGGCATGACGTTCGAGCCGCTGATGACGCTGTACCTGACCGACAACACCCCCGCCGACGAGATCCGCCGTGCGCGCGAAAGCGGCTTCGTGCACGGCGTGAAGCTGTATCCGGCGGGCGCGACGACGAACTCGGACGCTGGCGTGACCGATCTGCTCGGCAAATGCGCGAAGACGCTCGAGGCGATGCAGGAAGTCGGAATGCCGCTCCTCGTGCACGGCGAGGTGACGGACCCGTCGATCGATCTGTTCGATCGCGAGAAGGCGTTCATCGATCGCGTGATGGAGCCGCTGCGCCGCGCGCTGCCGGGGCTCAAGGTGGTGTTCGAGCACATCACGACGAAGGACGCTGCCGACTACGTGCGCGACGTCGACGCGGCGCCCGGCCAGATCGGCGCGACGATCACCGCGCACCATCTGCTGTACAACCGCAACGCGATGTTCGTGGGCGGCATTCGCCCGCATTACTACTGCCTGCCGGTGCTCAAGCGCGAGACGCACCGGGTCGCGCTCGTCGCGGCGGCGAGCTCGGGCAATCCGCGCTTCTTCCTCGGCACCGACAGCGCGCCGCACCCGAAGGGCGCGAAGGAGGCCGCGTGCGGCTGCGCGGGCTGCTACACCGCGCTGCACGCGCTCGAGCTGTACGCGGAGGCGTTCGATCAGGCGGGCGCGCTCGACAAGCTCGAAGGCTTCGCGAGCTTCTTCGGCGCGGACTTCTACGGTTTGCCGCGCAGCGCCGAGACGGTGACGCTGCGCCGCGAGACGTGGGAGCTGCCGCGCGAGATCGACGCGGGCGCGGGCCCCGTCGTGCCGCTGCGCGGCGGCGAGCCGATCGGCTGGCGGCTCGTTTGA
- a CDS encoding DUF3025 domain-containing protein: MSRRRESHPDGDGPSFDRIDWSAPWLAPFADRGGRWAPAARQGEAAWLRMLNDDARAERLATGRGLPLRFIEQATLPAGVAYETHIAETGAVPTRHNLHDFFNALVWFAYPRIKAALNARQAAAIDAAGVGSARGGVRDALTLFDESGALFATSDPALAAALRGFDWPTLMRASRDAWGSRCDARIVGHALAEKLVDPYKGCTAHAWIVDVPAAYFDWRDEQRRAWLDERVAAALVSTEPTSRGFAPLPVLGVPGWWPANASPSFYDDPRVFRSGRRAREA; the protein is encoded by the coding sequence TTGAGCCGTCGACGCGAATCGCATCCCGACGGTGACGGACCCTCTTTCGACCGAATCGATTGGTCCGCGCCGTGGCTCGCACCGTTCGCCGATCGCGGCGGGCGATGGGCGCCCGCCGCGCGGCAGGGCGAAGCGGCATGGCTGCGCATGCTGAACGATGACGCCCGTGCCGAGCGACTCGCGACGGGCCGCGGCTTGCCGCTGCGTTTCATCGAACAGGCGACGCTGCCGGCGGGCGTCGCGTACGAGACGCACATCGCCGAAACGGGGGCCGTGCCGACCCGCCACAATCTGCACGATTTCTTCAATGCGCTCGTCTGGTTCGCGTATCCGCGCATCAAGGCGGCGCTCAACGCGCGCCAGGCTGCGGCGATCGACGCGGCGGGCGTCGGCTCCGCGCGCGGCGGCGTCCGCGACGCCCTCACGCTGTTCGACGAGAGCGGTGCGCTCTTCGCGACGTCGGACCCGGCGCTCGCCGCCGCGCTGCGCGGCTTCGACTGGCCGACGCTGATGCGCGCGTCGCGCGACGCATGGGGCTCGCGCTGCGACGCGCGGATCGTCGGTCATGCGCTCGCCGAAAAGCTCGTCGATCCGTACAAAGGCTGCACCGCGCACGCGTGGATCGTCGATGTGCCGGCCGCGTACTTCGACTGGCGCGACGAGCAGCGCCGCGCATGGCTCGACGAGCGCGTCGCGGCGGCGCTCGTCTCGACCGAGCCGACGAGCCGCGGCTTCGCGCCGCTGCCGGTGCTCGGCGTGCCCGGCTGGTGGCCGGCGAACGCATCACCGTCTTTCTACGACGATCCGCGGGTGTTTCGCAGCGGCCGACGTGCGCGAGAGGCGTGA